One Candidatus Cloacimonadota bacterium genomic window, CAGCGGGATGATCTGATGCATATATAAATTCATAGCCCAACCAATATTCATTCCCTTCTAATAGTGGAATTGGTTCATCCAATGTATAATACATCATTTCCCCCGAAATTACAGTTCCGGTAATATCTTCACAATAGATCTCGGTGCCTGGATCTCCATAACAACCGCCTTCATATACTTTTAAGAAAACCTGATTGTAAGAAGTGCTGTACAAAGTTATATTAACTCCAACCAGCTCACCAACTCCATAAAAATCCTGCAATTCAACTGCATCGAATCTGGCTGCACATTCAAATTCATGTGGTCCGCCAATACCATTGTAATCATAACCATTGTGATGAGAAATCGTTTGACCCGAACTGGGTGAAGCCCAATTCAAAAATACATTATTATAATTCTGGATTTCTGCTGTGAATTGTGGAGGAGGTGGTAATTGATGATGGCTTTTGTTTATAATAATTCCATTATTTCCCACAGCATAACCATGGTCATAACCCGTAATTATTATATCATTAAGATTTTCAGTTGTGCTGGATGAATGTAAAGCCCAGGAAGTTCCACCATTACTTGTTTCGTATAGAATTCCATTTTCGCCGACAACGCAGCCAAAGCTGCCATCAAAATCTACCCCATTAAATGGTGTATCGAAGTGTTCAGTCGTCCAGTTATAAAGATCGGATGTTGTGGAAATGCAGCCAAAGCCATCCCACCTGCGCCCGACTGCAATTCCATGTGTGGGATCAAAAAAATAACCATCGAAAAGTTTTCCTTCGTACATCACAGCACCTTGCTGAAAATAGAAATTATAAAAGCTGAAACTTGCTCCATTATTGGTTGAACGACCGACAAAAGGTTGAAAGATAGAATTGGAGCCGAAAACAAAAGCTGTGTTGTCATCCAAGATCTGCGCACCTTCAAAACCTCCGCCCATAAAACCGGTTTGTACGGTTGACCAGGTTTCTCCAAAATCATCCGTCCATAAAATCGTTTGATCCATTCCTCCGATCACACCATAACCTGATTCGTTGATATCTACTGAAAGCAAACTGCTGGTAACGCCACAATTAATTGCAGTCCAGGTTTCCCCGCTATCTGCACTGCGTAAAATCGTCGCAGCATCACCGACAGCAATAGCACAAGAACTGTTTAAAAAGCAGATATCATTAAGATCAACTGTTGTTCCCGAATCAATTTGATTCCAATATAAAGCTGGATCATAAGATTGAAAGATTGTTCCATTGTCACCAACAACAATACATCCTTCATAAAGAGCATAATCAATTGCATTCAGATTTTCGTTGGTTCCAATATTAGCTCCATCCCAATAGGTTTGAGCTGCTAAAATTGTTGGGAATATTATAAATATGAAAACAAAAAAGATAGCAGAAAATTTAAAGCTATTAACTTTCATCAATCCTCCTAATTAAAGTCGATTGCTCCAAAACCAAAATTACTTTTCATTTATTTATTTTAAATAAAATTAAGTCAAATATTTTTCACTAAAATTGGTATTTAAAGTAAATTATAATTAAATAAACTTTTGCAATCATTCCAAATTTTTACAAATATAATCATGCATGCCCCGAAAAATTTGGAAGGTATAAACCTAATCTATTGTAATAAATGAAATTGTTGCTATTTTACCCATCCAAAACCTTATCCAGCAAAGCCCACGAATTCATTCGTGGGAATCTTGATACCAGAAATATATCGGACAACGGTTTCAACCGTTTGCACAAATAATAAACCATTGAAATAGTTACTATAAAAGGCTTTGTTTGCTTTTCCCATGAATAACCTAGTGAAATTGAATTGATTTCACAGGTTAAAAATTCATGGGCTTGAAAAAAATGAAATTATTGTTTTTTTTTGTTGCTTACTGGAAAATAAATATTTTTCGGGGGATGCGTGTTACAAATATAATCACTTGACACTAAACAAGTATAATCTTGATTATTGAACTTACATTGAATGATGTGTTGAATGATCGAAAAGATGGGGTTGGAATGAGTAGATTATTTGTAATTGTATTTTGTATATTTTTTTTCACAGTAAAAGCAGCAGAAATTGAAGATTTTATAGCTGAAAACTACTCCAAACAAGACTTGCAAAATACTCCCAGATCAGATTTTTTCGAAAATAATTCAATCATTATCTGGGGAACGAATTCCGAAGATGAAGACGAGCTGGAAGTAAATGAAATGATCGCCTACAACGTGGTGGATTTCCGCATCAAACGCTGGATTCATTATCCTGAAAATGTAGCTGAAATCCTGGAAGATAAAGAAGTTACGATTGATCATCTGAAAAAATACAATTTAATTTTAGTGGGATCACCAAGCTCAAATTCAATTTTACAGGCATTTTCGGAATTACTTCCTATTGAAATTACAGAAGATAAAATTTTTATTGGGAAGGAAACTTTTGAAGGCGATGAAGTCGGAATTATGTATCGCTACCCAAACCCAGTTAACCCGCAGCGACAACTTTGGATCGTTTCCGCTCCCAGCTACGAAGCTCTGCGTTTTATTCCGCAAATTCAGGAATACTGCGTTTATTCACTTACCGATTATAATCCCATGGCGGATCGTTTTCTGGAACTGGCCTTGGGAAATTTTGCTGCCAACTGGCAGGTTGGCAAAGTTGATCTGGTCGATAATGAAGTTGTCGATTCCGGTGAAAATGATATTCCAGAATATGAGCCACCGACATCATTTCCTCCGCCGGATTGGTGCACAGATGGCGTGATGTACGAAATTTTCGTGCGCAGTTTTGCCGACAGCGATGGTGATGGAATCGGCGATCTGCAGGGAATTATAAATAAATTGGATTACCTGAATGATGGCGATCCTGATACAGATTCCGATCTGGGAATTGAAACCATCTGGCTGATGCCGATCTTCTCCTCTCCCAGCTATCATTGTTATGATGTAAGTGATTATTACAAGATCAATGCCGATTACGGCACAAATGAAGATTTTCAGCAGCTTCTGCAGGAAGCCCACAGAAGGGGAATCCGCATCGTTACCGATCTGATACTCAATCACTGCTCCAATCAGCATCCTTTCTTTCTGGATGCGTTTGACAATCCCGACTCCAAATATGATGACTGGTTTTTCTTTACCAATCCTTCCAATACAAGAGCCCATAACTGGCAGTTCCGGCATCGTCCCACCGATCGCGAAATGCTGAATCCCTACATGCCGGCCTGGAATGTGAATAACCATGAAGTGCAGGATTATCTGATCGAGATGGCAAAATACTGGATAGATCCAAATGGAGACGGAGATTTTTCCGACGGCATCGATGGTTTTCGCTGTGATTATGTGAAAGGGCCGCCAGCTTCATTCTGGCAGAAATTCCGCTATCAAATAAAATCGCTCAATCCAGAAGTTTTGATCTTGGCAGAAAACTGGGATGGTATGAAATCAATTGCTGAAAGCTTTGATGATCAATTTGACATGGCTTTTGATTTCCCCTTT contains:
- a CDS encoding T9SS type A sorting domain-containing protein, which produces MKVNSFKFSAIFFVFIFIIFPTILAAQTYWDGANIGTNENLNAIDYALYEGCIVVGDNGTIFQSYDPALYWNQIDSGTTVDLNDICFLNSSCAIAVGDAATILRSADSGETWTAINCGVTSSLLSVDINESGYGVIGGMDQTILWTDDFGETWSTVQTGFMGGGFEGAQILDDNTAFVFGSNSIFQPFVGRSTNNGASFSFYNFYFQQGAVMYEGKLFDGYFFDPTHGIAVGRRWDGFGCISTTSDLYNWTTEHFDTPFNGVDFDGSFGCVVGENGILYETSNGGTSWALHSSSTTENLNDIIITGYDHGYAVGNNGIIINKSHHQLPPPPQFTAEIQNYNNVFLNWASPSSGQTISHHNGYDYNGIGGPHEFECAARFDAVELQDFYGVGELVGVNITLYSTSYNQVFLKVYEGGCYGDPGTEIYCEDITGTVISGEMMYYTLDEPIPLLEGNEYWLGYEFIYASDHPAAVDAGPMVPDKGAWVGNYDNWDLLPNMAGVLDFNWIIEGVVNLTTDNSRWLLGYNVYRNDDLIEYIEDPVAENYLDESLDQGLYDYQIARVYDGGNTVISNIQTVDITFPIPYDLSATVNYPNILIEWMFDDDLRNFEDFNLYIDAEFFGQTSSTFYLLDPSLLEPGTHQLTITAEFTGGFESDHSEPLEIIGPNSANELPEIQTELIGNFPNPFNPTTEIRFSVTQSSAFATIEIYNLKGQKMKTLPVILSEVEGCGSPNSYSVIWKGDDDNNQPVASGIYFYKLKAGNFEQTKKCLLLK